The genomic stretch TTCGGCATCCAGATGCGCGCCGCAAGGCGTGTCCCGTCGCGCATGGTGATCCAGACCGGGTCCAGCACCCGCAGGCCTGCAGGGTCGGTTGATGCGCCAGCGCTTTGTGCCATGGGTCCCCCTTGCATGTCGGCAAAGTAAAAGCCGCCCCAAGGCAAGACGCAATCGCGCAACCACGATCTGGCAGACGCGATGAGACGCGACAACAGGCGCGGTTTTGCAGGCACACTGCTGGATATCACAGCCGTGCCAGCCGCGCGGGAAAGTCTGTGTTCTGTACTGAAATGGTGCACCCGACAGGATTCGAACCTGTGGCCTCTGCCTTCGGAGTGCGTGGGTAAGGCGCATGATCACACTTACCAGATCATACTATAGCCTTGTTTTATAACTTATAATGCTTACTTTCGTGTAATTGCGAGAGGTGAGTAATTTACTATTTTTTACCCCTCGCTGCTGAACTGGTGCTGAACCAGCGCTGAACTACAGGAAGGGGTAAAGGCAGATGCCAAGAATAGCTAAGCGACTGATTGATAGGATCGAGACGCCTGACAAGCGCCACATAATCTGGGACGATAAAATTGCCGGCTTCGGTATCGTGCTGCGACCTACTGGGACACATTCCTATGTGTTCAACTATCGGGACAAGCATGCCTCCATGAGAAACATCACGATTGGCAAGGTGGGCACAATGACGCCCGATGAGGCAAGAAAGCGCGCTGAACTCCTGCGCCGGGATGTGATGGATGGACGATCACCAATTGCAGAAAAGCGGGCCGCGAAACAGGCTATGACGGTCGGGGAATTGCTGGACGCCTACCTGTCGAGCGAACGGTTCAAAAAGAAAGCTACTTCGACGCAGGCCGTTGATCGTGGGCGGATCAAGGGGCACCTTCGCCCTCTGCTAGGCAAGATCGTTCTCGAAGCTCTGACCCCCCGCGACATCGAGAGGGCACATAGCAAAATCGTTGCGGGCAAGACTGCGATGGAAGCGCCCAGCGAAAACAAGCGGGGCCGCATACTGGTGAAGGGCGGCGAAGGCACAGCGCGCATGGCCGTCCGACTGCTGCGCGCGATCTTGTCTTGGGGCAAGGCGGCAAAGGTGCTGCCCGCCAGTGTCACCCCTGATCTGGTTGCCGGGGTCGATATTGGCCGAGACGGCAAGCGCGACCTGATCCTTGACGATCCCGAAGTCTATGCGCGCCTCTGGCGGGTGCTGGACCGTCTGACCGATCCTGACAGTCTGGAAGAAGGTGAGAAGCTTGTCCGCTTCGAAGTCGCTGACGCGATCCGGGTGATCACCCTGACAGGCGCACGCAAGGGCGAGATCATCGGCCTGCGATGGCGGCATGTAGACCTCAAGGGCGGGACGCTCACCCTGCCGCTGGACGCCCACAAGACGGGCCGCAAGACCGGGCAAGAGCGTATCATCGGCCTCCCTGCCCTCGCGTCCGCAATCATCGCCCGTCAGCCTGCCGGTGGTCCGGACGATCTGGTGTTCACCCCTGCGCGTGGCGGCGATCGGCTGGACCTGTCGAAGCCTTGGCGGATCATCCGTGATGCTGCTGGCCTGCCTGCCGGTATCGGCTTGCATGGGCTGCGGCACTCGCTGGCCACTCAGATGGCTATGAACGGCGCTGAGGCGGCTGAGATCATGTCTGCCCTCGGGCACCGGGACATCACCACGTCCCAGAAATATGTCCATTGGGCGCGCGACAAGCGGCAAGCACTGGCCGAGAAGGCTGCGGCTGGTATCACCGCCGCAATCACTGGAAGCGTGGCTGATACCGTCAAGGTGGTGAAGCTGTCCGAGGGTCAGAAGTTATCTAAGACTTCTCAGAAGGATTAATTTTAGTAAACAACCATTCGCGGTGCAACCTTTTCTCTGGCGATACCAGAGAGGATTTCACCAATGACTGACAAACCATACCTGACCCGCGCCGAAGCCGCTGAGTATATCACTAGCATGGGCGCTCAAACCTCGAAGAACACCCTCCAGAAATTCGCAACTGTCGGCGGTGGGCCGGTCTACCGGCGGTTTGGCAACAAGGCGCTTTATACCCGCGCTGATCTCGATAAGTGGATTTCTGCGAAAATGAGCGCCCCGATGCGGTCAACAAGCTCTGCCACTTGATGCTCTCCAGCCGGACGCAAAGCGCCCAGCCCTTCATGAACAGAACCAAGCAGGAACCGTGAGGCAGAACTTCATCACGCAAATGTAATGGAAAAACAATCACTGACCTGTTTTAGCACGCTGAAAGGTTCCGCCATGAGCGAAACACAATTACACCCCGGCTTGCTGGAGGTCTCTCGCCGACTTTGCAATCTGCTGCTGTCAAAGCGGCTTACGGAGACTGAGGCGCTCCATATGTCCTCAGGCATCAAAGGCCTATCCGACGTGTGGCTGGTCTTCTGGGACGATCTCAATGCTCTGGCGAGTCAAGACTTGCCAGAAACCGACTGTCGCCCCGCCGGGACAGAGGTTTTTACATTCCTCAGCGATCGTTCCATGCCCCGAAATTTCAACTTGGCGCTGGGCTATCTGCACCGGCTGTGGGAATACGCCGAGCGTCTAGAAGCCAAGTATAGGCTTTGCGAGGGCGCAGCATGACCTACCGGTTTGAGGACTGGAAATCCGGCGAACCTTTGCCGAAAGGCTGGGACGCTGCTGACGCGGTGCGCGACGGATGGACAAAGAAAGACATCGACGATTGGCTGAGGGCGACGGTGAAACCGTGGAAGCCGAAAAGTGCCACAGAGCTGGCTGCTGGTGGGCGTAAAGGCGCGGCGGCGCAGGATGATGAGCATCTTGGTCAGGATCACGCCTCTGCTGGCCCCTCTGAAGGGCCTGAGCCGGATCAGCACCCGTTTCTTCCTGACGCGCCGATCGGCGGCCAGGACGATGCGGACATCTTGCCTGACACCGGGCGCCGCGGTGTGCCGCGTGACAGCGGTGGACACCCGATCCTCGATCCGCGCGATCCGATGCCCTCGGCCCGGGCACTTCTGGCCGATTGCTACACGGCAAAGGGTTTGCGCGCGATACATCACTATCGCGGCACGTTCTGGCGATGGAATGGGGCCTGCTTCCGTGATGCCGATCGGGACAGTGTGCAGGCGCATGTCTGGAAGTATCTTGATGCCGCGCGGCGGCTGGGAAAAGAAGGGGAGGTGCTGCTGTATCAGCCAAACCGCACGGCTGTCGATAACGTGGTAGAAGCCTTCAAGGCGGTGTGCAACCTGCCAGGGCATGTCGAGGCCCCGACGTGGTTGATTGACGGCAAGAACCGCCCCGATCCGCAGGAACTGCTACCGGTTCGGAATGGCCTGTTGCACCTGCCAAGCGGGCGGCTGTCCAGTCCGACGCCAAGCTTCTTCTGCCTGAACGCCTCGGCGGTCGCGTTTGATCCAGATGCGCCCGAGCCTGTTGAGTGGCTGAAATTCCTCAAGATGATCTGGCCGGACGATGTGCAGGCGATCGAGGCCCTGCAAGACATCTTCGGATACCTCCTGTCACCGGACACCTCGCAACATAAAATCCCACTGATCATCGGCCCAAAGCGATCCGGCAAGGGCACCATCGCCCGCGTGCTGACGGCGCTACTGGGACGGGACAGCGTGACTGCCCCCACTCTGGCAAGCCTTGCCACGAACTTTGGATTGGCCCCGCTGATCGGGAAGTCAGTGGGGATCATAGGGGATGCGCGGCTGAGCAGGAAAGCTGACCAGTCAGCGATCGCTGAGCGCCTGCTCTCGATCTCGGGTGAGGACAGCATCACAATCGACCGGAAGCACCTAACCGCTTGGACGGGGCGGCTGGGGGTTCGGTTCGTTATCATGTCCAATGAACTGCCCCGCCTCTCGGATGCGTCTGGTGCACTGGCCTCCCGCTTTCTTGTGCTGCCCATGAACAATTCATTCTATGGTAAAGAGGACCGGGGATTGGGAAATCGGCTGATGACCGAACTGCCGGGCATTCTGAACTGGTCACAAGCTGGGTATCTCAGGCTGCGCAAGCGCGGATACTTCGTGCCCCCTGACAGCGCGATTCAAGCTGTAGAGGAACTGGAGTCCCTCGGATCACCGATTTCTGCGTTTGTGAAGGAACGCTGCACCGTCGCCCCCGGCCTTCGCTGCGCAGTGGATGACATGTTCGCGGCTTGGCAGTCCTGGTGCGCCAGCAATGGCAGAAAGGAACCGGGCACGGTCCAGAGTTTTGGGCGCGACCTCCGGGCCGCTGTCAATGGGCTTGCCGTGACCCGCCCGGGCGCAGGGGTGATGCGGGTGCGGCACTATGAAGGGATCGACCTTGGCGGGTCAGTGTCATCCGGTTCGCCTGAGGACTGGTGACGACCGCCCTTGTCGGGGTAAGGGTTTGGGCTGGTGCGATGCGCCGGCCCATTTCTTTGGCGGATTACGTCCGTCCGCGATCGTCCGCGACCCGGACCATCCTTACACAATACTCACCTCCCTATTTCACTTCATTTTTCTCAAGTGCGTATTGTTGAAAGGTCGCGGACGTGTGCGGACGTAACTATTTTCAGAGCCTGATAAAAGCTCTCAGTCCTCTGCCGGGCTGCAACCTCAGCTAAAGGATCACCGGCATGGGAGAGATCGTCAAAGCCGAGACAGTACTGATACGAACACAAGAAAAACCGCGACTGGCTTCAAGAGAGAAGCCCATGAACGCGACACCTGCGCCTCATAGAGCCTTACAGGCTGTTAATTACCACTGAGAATTGACCCGACATTGTCACCGAGATCTGACCACCCAGTTATTATGTTCTGCGTATTATGATGTCGTCAATGCTGGTGTCTCCTTTCGTTTCTTTTCGCCGTCTCGGAGCTGGCCTTGAAGCGATAGCTGTCGTTTCCGGTTGCCGGGTCAATTCTCAATGGCAATTAACTATTCTATGCTTTAGATGAAACGAAATAGGCAGAGCTACCTCACGTCCACTCAACCTGATATATCCTTACCTCAGCTCTTTGATTTTGGGCGCTTGTCGATAATCTCATGGCGCGGGGCTGACAGCATAACCCTCAGCAATGCACTGCCCCTGACCATGCCTTTAACGCGCGATAATCCAGTTCGGGGTCACTTGCCGTAATTCTACTGAACAACCGTGTGGGGCCTAAAAGATCAAAGAAAGCAGAAACAAGTATGGCATGTCGTGCGACCGTAATTCATCATAACGCTTGCCCCTTGGCGCAACGCACGCCTTAGGTTTACGTCACCAGCCTGAGTAATGCTGACCTGCCACGGGATATTACCTATCCACTGCGCAGGTCTCACCCTGGCCAGCACGGGTTGCACAAATCGGAACAACGAGAATACGTGGACTTTCTGCGCAAAAGCGGTATGATACTTAAGGCAAGCAGAGGATTAATTGACTTGCATTCTTACTTTGACTTTGTGACGGCCAACATCATTTTCAAAATATGGATCATCTCGCGTTGAACAACAAAATTGCAGGGCTGCGCAACATGCTTTGGCAAATGGAAGTTGAGTTCGGGCTTGAAAAGCTCCCTCAGCCTCAAAAAGACGTGTTCTATGCGGCCTGTCTGACCGCAGATGACAACAAGGTCGTACACAGCGACACCGTCAAACGGCACCCCATGCTCGCACTCATGTCACGGCCAACTTTCTACCGGGCCCTCAAGGAACTTGTCGACAAAGACCTTATGGTAAGAGAAGGGCAGCGCAAAGATGGCCGCTACCTTGTGAAACGCTAGGACGGCTCTGTGCAGTCTTCTGTGATCGAGAGCTGGTTGGTGCCGCTATTTGTTGTGTCACTTTTGTATGTCGGGGCCTTTGCCGTGACATTTTCGGTGCTGATGCCCGTCCAGCGTATGGTGCTGCCGGAGCTGGCGAACAACGCCAGCATCCTTTTCCTCCCGCACGGTGTCCGCGTCCTGACAGCTTGGCTCTTTGGCTGGCGTGCAGTGGTGCTGCTGGCGCCCGGCGGCCTTCTGACGCATGCGTATCTGTATGGCACTGCAGGGTTTTCAAGCGGTTATTTTTTCGCCGCACTTTTTGGAATTTTCTGCGCAACATCGACCTTCTGGATTTTTGCAAAGCTGGGGATGGATTTTCATCAAGAGCAGGCAACGATGATATCATGGCGCGAAATCGTGCTCGCCGGAAGCTTTGCATCTGTCATCAATGTGGCTGGGACATCTTATTTCTACGGCTCCGACATCAGGTCATCGTCTGCATATTTTATCGGTGACCTTGGAGGGCTGCTGGCCTGTATGGTGATATTGATGTTGGGATTTCGATGGATGCGTACGGCACGCACATAACAAGATCTACATCACGCCTCATCCAGCCTGCGCGTTTCGCATGATGGCGGGCAGGACTGGCCAACGCGCTGCAGTTACGCCGCCGCATGACAGGCTGTCGCCGCGCCCGTTTTCCTCAGCTGAGCGCGGCGGTGGGACTGTTGTTAAGTCTTATCGGGAATTTGGTACAGGCGCAGACATGGAAGCAGGCAATATTGCACCTCGCGCACCCAACGCGGGGAGGACGTTCTACTCACATCAAGTCAAAACCACGGGGCTGGCGCACCGCTTACGATTGGTTCAGACGCGCGAACCGCTCCAAATGAGGAGGCCAATCAGACGCGGTCCACCAAGCTATTATAGACGAACCCGGTGGTACCACGCTCCATGCGCGGCTGGATAAATCGTAATGTCTAACGCAATTGGTAGCCCGGGCTCGAGTGTTCGGCGGCAGAGTTGCCAAAGCTAAGATTAGCGGGCGCAGGAAAGGCCTTCAGAAATGCCTCGAGACAAATAGGGAGGCTAGAAGACAGAGTATCCGTACACCAATTGACCCGCACATCATGCGCGTCAGAGGTTCCCGCGATAGCGAACTTTATATCTGACTTTCCAAGCGCGTCTTTGGCGAAGGGCTTGAAATAGGGATCCGCGCTGCCAGACCGACGTATAGGAGAATTGCCAGAATAGTAATCAGAGAGCGGTTTGCCTTTGATCTTAAGATCACCAAAATAGGCCTCAAACCTGCGCGCCCCGGCTATACCGTCGACCTTGGGGCGGACATTCAGCATCACATCGTCGCTGTGCATCGAGAGCTTCAGTTGTAAACGGTAGGGCCGATCGTCGTTCGTTGAAAAGGTCAGGCAGGGATCAGAAGCGCCCTCGACGCTGTAGTGAGCTGGCGTCTCATCTAGTCCTGTCCGCTTGGCCAAGCTCATCGCTTGAGGATAAAGGCCGATACCTGCTAAATTACTCTCAAGGGCAATTTGATAGGGCTCATTGGCCAGCAAATGCAGTCCGGGCTCGATCCGATTGGAAATAATCTTGGCGAAAGGGTCAGATAATACCTGCGTAACGGCGCGCGTCCAGACACGTAGATGCGCTGGGTTATGCATAACTAGCCCTGCGTTTTTTCCGAGGATACGAACCTGGCTCACCAAGGAATTCCCTTGGGTCTTGTTGGAGAGCGCATAGGGTCCGAGCTGGCAAGTGATGAGAAAATACTCTGCAGCAAAGGATTGCAGTTCCGCATAAGGACCTGTCCACTGCCCGAGTTTATGAACGAGCGTGTTGGTTGCGATCTCAGCAAGAGCTGTATTTTTTACAGGAGAGTTGAGCCCAAGACCGGAAACCCATGTGTCTATCATCCGCTCTTTCGAGCTTGAGGCGGGCTTTGCTTTTCCTGGTGTGCGTGCCTTGACGTGATCGACCCAGCGCAGATTGCGGCCCTTGCCCACATAAAAGCAGTTTTCCCAAGACAGCGGCGTCTCGTCGGCGAAGTAGGCGTAAACGTAGTGAGCGGTTTTATCCTTCGGAAAACGCGCTAGAGGCACCTCGGGAGATAGCATAAGAATATCTCGAACGGCCACAAAGCACGCCTCAATGCGCTCCATGCTGTCGCTCCCGACCAAAAGCAATATCTTTTGAGGGTTAATAAACGATGGAGCCGGACTTGCCTCGCAGATCTGCGTGGTGCCATCATCCTGCATTATACCTACAAACACTGCTCACCCTGCCTTTTGTTCAGCAAACTTCTCTGTCTCACACGCTAAAGTCTGGCGGCTTTGTCGCCTGGCGATATACTGCGATCCCGACGCTCCGATCAAAACTCGCAACACGCTTACCAAGCTCCCTTTAACCAGCTAAAGCCTCGCTACAGCTATGCGATAGCTATCCTCAAAACCTCTGTCAGCCAATAGTCTTCGGGAGGTTGGCGTGAGTACAGGCAGCCATTGTCGTCGTAAACTGTGCGGGAACCTCACCGTTCATAAGCTGATTTGCGCAACAAATCAGGGTTTAAGATAAGTTGATCCTTTCTTTGCGTGCGATTGAATAGAGCAGATAGGGGTGCCATAAATGGTCATGCCTTCTTGGAGAAGCAAGTGATGATAAAGGTTGAGAGGGCTTCAGTTGACCGGCAGCGTCCTGCAAAAGACATGCTGCGATTGATACAATTACTCGCTGCAGAAAAAGCGTTTGGTGTGACCTTGGCCGAAATTATGGCCCAGATGGAATGGACAAAACGCACAACGCAACGCTATCTTGCCGCGCTGCAGGACATCGAACCGGATCTCAGCTATCACGTAGATGAAGATACAAATGCAAAACATTGGTACCTACCTTCACCGCGTACACGCATTCCACCAGTTACCGCAGAACAGCTATCGAGTTTAACTGCAATTGCGGCGTTCATGAAGGCACAGGGGCATGCAAGTTATGGGGACATGCTCGAAGAACTTCGTCAGACCCTTCAGGCAGGTCTAGATCGTTCTGCAATGGTGCGCCTAGATCCAGACTTGGAAGTTTTAGACGATAGTGTGAAAATTGTTCACCGGCCCGGTCCAAAGGCATCCTTTGATCCGCTGGTTAGGACCGCCCTTCTGCAGGCAATTACGACTGGTAGTAAAGTGAGTTTTGGGTACACAAATGTTCGAGGTCTCAAATCATCACAAAAGATAGTATCTCCTTATGCGCTGACGGTAGGCCCCAGGACATACCTCATTGCGCATGATGAGTCCGCTTCAGCAACGCGCAATTATGCTCTGTCCGGGATATCAAATCTTAAACTGCTCAGCTCACCGGCAACCGAGCCTGATTTTGATATTAAAGCATATGTATCGCGTTCATTCGGGGCGTTTCATGATGGTATCGCCGAAAAGTGGGTGCTGCGCTTCAGCGCGGGGATGGAATACGAGCTTTCGAACTATCAGTTTCACCCAACCCAGACGATGGAGACTTTGGAAAGCGGGGAAATTGAAATTAGCTTTTACTGCGAGAGCATTCGCGAAGTTGCCTACGAATGCCTACGCTGG from Yoonia vestfoldensis encodes the following:
- a CDS encoding helix-turn-helix domain-containing protein, whose amino-acid sequence is MTDKPYLTRAEAAEYITSMGAQTSKNTLQKFATVGGGPVYRRFGNKALYTRADLDKWISAKMSAPMRSTSSAT
- a CDS encoding helix-turn-helix transcriptional regulator, with translation MIKVERASVDRQRPAKDMLRLIQLLAAEKAFGVTLAEIMAQMEWTKRTTQRYLAALQDIEPDLSYHVDEDTNAKHWYLPSPRTRIPPVTAEQLSSLTAIAAFMKAQGHASYGDMLEELRQTLQAGLDRSAMVRLDPDLEVLDDSVKIVHRPGPKASFDPLVRTALLQAITTGSKVSFGYTNVRGLKSSQKIVSPYALTVGPRTYLIAHDESASATRNYALSGISNLKLLSSPATEPDFDIKAYVSRSFGAFHDGIAEKWVLRFSAGMEYELSNYQFHPTQTMETLESGEIEISFYCESIREVAYECLRWTESLTWVGPERLRGLLTSICSEVAAACRGDN
- a CDS encoding site-specific integrase, whose product is MPRIAKRLIDRIETPDKRHIIWDDKIAGFGIVLRPTGTHSYVFNYRDKHASMRNITIGKVGTMTPDEARKRAELLRRDVMDGRSPIAEKRAAKQAMTVGELLDAYLSSERFKKKATSTQAVDRGRIKGHLRPLLGKIVLEALTPRDIERAHSKIVAGKTAMEAPSENKRGRILVKGGEGTARMAVRLLRAILSWGKAAKVLPASVTPDLVAGVDIGRDGKRDLILDDPEVYARLWRVLDRLTDPDSLEEGEKLVRFEVADAIRVITLTGARKGEIIGLRWRHVDLKGGTLTLPLDAHKTGRKTGQERIIGLPALASAIIARQPAGGPDDLVFTPARGGDRLDLSKPWRIIRDAAGLPAGIGLHGLRHSLATQMAMNGAEAAEIMSALGHRDITTSQKYVHWARDKRQALAEKAAAGITAAITGSVADTVKVVKLSEGQKLSKTSQKD
- a CDS encoding DNA primase family protein, which encodes MPSARALLADCYTAKGLRAIHHYRGTFWRWNGACFRDADRDSVQAHVWKYLDAARRLGKEGEVLLYQPNRTAVDNVVEAFKAVCNLPGHVEAPTWLIDGKNRPDPQELLPVRNGLLHLPSGRLSSPTPSFFCLNASAVAFDPDAPEPVEWLKFLKMIWPDDVQAIEALQDIFGYLLSPDTSQHKIPLIIGPKRSGKGTIARVLTALLGRDSVTAPTLASLATNFGLAPLIGKSVGIIGDARLSRKADQSAIAERLLSISGEDSITIDRKHLTAWTGRLGVRFVIMSNELPRLSDASGALASRFLVLPMNNSFYGKEDRGLGNRLMTELPGILNWSQAGYLRLRKRGYFVPPDSAIQAVEELESLGSPISAFVKERCTVAPGLRCAVDDMFAAWQSWCASNGRKEPGTVQSFGRDLRAAVNGLAVTRPGAGVMRVRHYEGIDLGGSVSSGSPEDW